A genomic segment from Dermatobacter hominis encodes:
- a CDS encoding Zn-ribbon domain-containing OB-fold protein has product MSDAPFRVRPLLDHDNRFFWTSGRDGVLRFLRCADCGRWLHPPVPRCPDCGGADVAPQEVSGRGTVVSCTVNHHPWDGSTEPWSIAIVELVEHRDLRLTTNVVGCDPDDVAIDMAVQVAFEHHDDVWIPVFEPADGRAEEGAP; this is encoded by the coding sequence GTGAGCGACGCGCCGTTCCGCGTCCGCCCGCTCCTCGACCACGACAACCGGTTCTTCTGGACCTCCGGTCGCGACGGGGTCCTGCGGTTCCTGCGCTGCGCGGACTGCGGCCGCTGGCTGCACCCGCCGGTGCCCCGCTGCCCGGACTGCGGCGGCGCCGACGTCGCGCCGCAGGAGGTCAGCGGCAGGGGCACCGTCGTGTCCTGCACCGTCAACCACCACCCGTGGGACGGCTCGACCGAACCGTGGTCGATCGCGATCGTGGAGCTGGTCGAGCACCGCGACCTCCGGCTGACGACCAACGTCGTCGGCTGCGACCCCGACGACGTCGCGATCGACATGGCGGTCCAGGTCGCGTTCGAGCACCACGACGACGTGTGGATCCCCGTCTTCGAGCCGGCCGACGGACGCGCCGAGGAGGGTGCACCGTGA
- a CDS encoding amidohydrolase family protein has translation MDVDDLILVSVDDHVVEPPDLFEGRLHGEAAERAPRLERLENGREVWMFEGAALPNVGLNAVAGRVPEEYGLDPLAFSEMREGCYDVDQRVRDMDVNGVLGSLNFPSMTGFTGQLFMTLDDKDVALQLLRAYNDWHVEDWCGRHPGRMIPLSVPPVWDPQAMADEVRRMATAGCHAVTFSENPEKLGLPSWHSDHWDPFLAACAELGTVVCLHIGSSSTTVITAMDAPIDTMITLQPMNIVQCAADLVWSPVFRKFPDLRVALSEGGIGWVPYFLERIDYVYRHHKAWTNQDFGSRLPSEVFNEHVLTCFIDDATGMEVRHHLNPDHIHWECDYPHSDSTWPESPEMAAKYLDGVPDADVERITHLNAMRNFQYDPFAHIPRDRATVGALRARATDVDTTPVSHGTGKFQDDGIVTAMTLAERMGRSAS, from the coding sequence AGAACGGGCGCGAGGTGTGGATGTTCGAGGGCGCGGCGCTGCCCAACGTCGGTTTGAACGCCGTCGCCGGCCGGGTCCCCGAGGAGTACGGCCTCGATCCCCTCGCCTTCTCCGAGATGCGGGAGGGTTGCTACGACGTCGACCAGCGGGTGCGCGACATGGACGTCAACGGCGTGCTCGGCTCGCTCAACTTCCCGAGCATGACCGGCTTCACCGGCCAGCTCTTCATGACGCTCGACGACAAGGACGTCGCGCTCCAGCTGCTGCGGGCGTACAACGACTGGCACGTCGAGGACTGGTGCGGCCGCCACCCCGGGCGGATGATCCCGCTGTCGGTGCCCCCGGTCTGGGATCCGCAGGCGATGGCCGACGAGGTCCGCCGCATGGCTACGGCCGGCTGCCACGCCGTCACGTTCTCCGAGAACCCCGAGAAGCTCGGGCTGCCGAGCTGGCACAGCGACCACTGGGACCCGTTCCTCGCGGCGTGCGCCGAGCTCGGCACCGTCGTCTGCCTGCACATCGGGTCGTCGTCGACGACGGTCATCACGGCCATGGACGCACCGATCGACACGATGATCACCCTCCAGCCGATGAACATCGTCCAGTGCGCGGCGGACCTCGTCTGGTCGCCCGTGTTCCGGAAGTTCCCCGACCTCCGCGTGGCGCTCAGCGAGGGCGGCATCGGCTGGGTGCCGTACTTCCTCGAGCGGATCGACTACGTCTACCGGCACCACAAGGCGTGGACGAACCAGGACTTCGGCTCGCGCCTCCCCAGCGAGGTCTTCAACGAACACGTGCTCACCTGCTTCATCGACGACGCGACGGGGATGGAGGTCCGCCACCACCTGAACCCCGACCACATCCACTGGGAGTGCGACTACCCGCACTCGGACTCGACGTGGCCCGAGTCGCCCGAGATGGCGGCGAAGTACCTGGACGGCGTGCCCGACGCGGACGTCGAGCGGATCACCCACCTCAACGCCATGCGCAACTTCCAGTACGACCCGTTCGCGCACATCCCCCGCGACCGGGCCACCGTGGGCGCCCTCCGCGCCCGCGCCACCGACGTCGACACGACCCCGGTGAGCCACGGCACGGGCAAGTTCCAGGACGACGGCATCGTCACGGCGATGACCCTGGCGGAGCGCATGGGGCGATCCGCCTCGTGA